The stretch of DNA atcagtttgaacattttaaaaatgaattttaataatttctttaaaatctttcacGAGTAAAATAcgtaaaattacattttctctagagcattgaagcatatgcttcatggaCAAATGTGAGGATAAAGGGCGTGGCTTTAGAATTTATCTTTATCTAATAGCGAAGaaatatgattaattttaataaaaaatgtattaaatgtGAAATCATAGCGcttttttgagattaaaattaagaaagaggaattaatttatttggcaGATTTTCTATCTAAATTGAGAGATTCTttgaagatatttaaaaaaaacaaggagaGATATGGTAAAACATTTaggttttattctttattttcggGATTAGTTGGaacattttaaccctttagggtccaacgtgaaacataaaaacattgaaatatgcGTTTTtttacgatatttattctatgaatgctctcagaggacatttttcaagcaaaactattgaatttataaaaaaatgggaaattaaaatgtttcatgtttgggtctATGTATGATCCAAAAaaacgcaaaagggttaaccccttttaaggaatttttcctaaaaatcaaccattagctgtgattctttctttttttatgtttgccAAATTAATaatctctttaaaatatttttatgagtaaaatacttaaaattacattttctaaagagcattgaagcatatgcttcatagACAAATATGCAGAGATAAAGGGCGTggcttagtttttttttgtttgaattttaacgaataaataaaaaggaattttcggCTTATATTGAATACTTTTAATTCCATCTAACATTTGTCAGGATTGTAAAATGAATAGTCTCCTTAATCGAACAAAAATtgtgcataaactccttttaaacgaattttccgctttttcagcattaattgaattttgaggTCTCAAGCAAAATAATTGACGATCTTGCAGTTTATTAATCAGCTATCTCCCCCCCCCTACAAATATTAttactccaaaaaaaaaacacgagaaaagtaatttttaagcGAAATGTGTCATTTATTActtgaaaattgtaattataattttttttatgtattacaCTCTcatcataataaaataattattatttattatagtaaattaaagaatatcgtggaatattttatagtttatcttcaatttctcctttaaaaacaaaaaagtttatttcatACCAagacttgattttttttgtagatttcctacaaatttttttttcacgaaatagacaaaattgaaattcttctctCACTTCTTCTTAgcttaaaatctattttctttttcaaaaaaaattctcaagaaaaaattgtagaatttaaacaattctacgttgagaaaaaaattaaaattaaaaaagaacaaaaagagTGTTTGGACATCAAATTCCTCCACATTTCACgcagagagaaagaaagaaagtgGTGTGGGAAAGAAGTTTAGCTTACCCCATCGTTGGTGGGCATGACACGGCTCTGAAATTAGTTGATAAAATGCTCCCGGAGATATTTGAGCATCCCAAATGTCCGGAAACGCTTCACCCCCATTACCTTCTGCAGGTCGCTGTCGCAAATGGCGTACTGCTTGTTCTTCGGGTCGTACAAATTGCGCTCCTTGATCATGGCCCAAATCTTCTTTACCACCTCGTGGCGTGGTAGGGACTCAGCCCCCATGAGTGCTGCCAATTCGGGCGAGAGTGTGTATGCTCGTGTGAAGCCTGTTCCCTTGCCCTTCTTGCCCGTACCAGCTCCAGCgccctaaaaaaaaacaaatcattgaAACTTCTTCcggaaagtgaaaaaaaaaagaattttcttacgGCTTTCTTGGGCTTCTTCGGTGCCTTCCAGTCTTCATCGGAATCGGATTCAGAGGCGGTCTTCTTGCGCTTTCCACCCTTTGGTGCCCCACGGCCCTTCTTCTGTGGCTTGTAGTCATCATCTGACCCAGCTTCGCCCCCAGATTCACTCTCATCTGAATCCCCGCCCTTACGCTTCGGTGCTGGCTTCTTTGTGGGTGGGGGCCTCTTGCCGGGTGCACGTTTCGGCTTCTCCTCCTCAGACTCCTCGGCATCATCACTCTCAGATCCCTCATCCTTGGAATTCACATAATCCATCACCAACTCATCCACTTCCTTCTTGCGGGCTGACAAATTGCAGCTGAGCTTCTCCTCCAGGATCTGTCGGACTTTCTTTGCAGACATCACCGACAGATCGGCATCCTTCAGGATGGCTATAAGTGGCATTAAAAGAAGACTTTCACAACATTGCACCAAAACAATTCATTCCTTCCGGGAAAATTCAGCGACAAGCGTCGCCCGGCGTCAAACCCAAACAtcaatgagcttttttgcaCTTTCCCCAAAGCATTTTGGGGAGATTTTTGCACAAATCTTTAGCTCGGGGtttggggaaattttccattgtatttttagtttatttttcaat from Lutzomyia longipalpis isolate SR_M1_2022 chromosome 1, ASM2433408v1 encodes:
- the LOC129787770 gene encoding uncharacterized protein LOC129787770, whose product is MAVSREKLKTEINAILKDADLSVMSAKKVRQILEEKLSCNLSARKKEVDELVMDYVNSKDEGSESDDAEESEEEKPKRAPGKRPPPTKKPAPKRKGGDSDESESGGEAGSDDDYKPQKKGRGAPKGGKRKKTASESDSDEDWKAPKKPKKAGAGAGTGKKGKGTGFTRAYTLSPELAALMGAESLPRHEVVKKIWAMIKERNLYDPKNKQYAICDSDLQKVMGVKRFRTFGMLKYLREHFIN